CTTGATGCTACTAATCCTCATTCATTTGCTGTGGATCAATGCAAATCCGCTAGTGTGAGTGAAATCCCCTCCCCCTCCAAGAGCCGATGGTTCCTAATGTATTTTCCCACCATTAACCAGCCATAATCCCTGCTAATCATCACTAATCCACATCTCCTGTGTGTGACGATACTTCCCTGATGAAGGAGGCATTGGTGTTCATCGGCGCCCGGGCAGTGCTGAGGCTGGAGCTCCACTGCAAGGGCTGCCGAGGGCCCCCTCAGTAGGAAAGCAGACTGCTGAGAGTGAATGAGATGGAAGGGAGGAAAGAATGAACTGCAGTGATACTTAGGTCAAATACCTgggttttgctgttttgtgaTGAGTTCTCCTCATGTATTATTGATTTAATGGCATAATGGAGGTTGTGTCCCTCCATACGGTGCAGAATAAAAATTGCATATCATCAAAAAATAACAGTTGGTGTGAGTCACCACAGTCTCTCATGTCTGGTCAACTGTGGATGTCTTCTGTTTAGCCTTCTATGTCCCCTCTGCAGGCCTCTGTGCATTTGCCACAATTTCTGCTGGTCACTTTAGGTGGTTTGTGAGCCTGATCTAACACAGGCAGGCCTGTTGTTTGATCTCTGTTTGACTCACCTATAAAACTTTTAATAGTGAGAACAAGTGGCTCATTGAGAAGCTGTTTACTATGAAGAGATGAACTGGATGCAAGGCTGTGCATAAAAAGTCATTCTCAACAGTTTATCAGGGTGTTCCTCAGCTCAGTATGGGCCTTTGGGGGGCGGGTAACATGACAGTAAGCATGACTGATCCAGGTATAGCAGAGGCAATGAGTTTGTGTAACCTTATTTAGCTGGAATCTATGTATTTTTCATGTAACTAACATTTCATAAACAAAAATCTGTATTATACTtgggtaaataaaaaaattataatagtGATTTCTTTTACTATTATTGCTATTATCATTAAAACACTAAAGCTTTTTCACTGTATCTGGATAAAATCTCTCTAGGGGGGTGCCAAAATGCTACAAGCAGCAAAAACCCTTTTAATGTCTATCAGAGTCATAAACCTTAGCCCAAATGAATTTATGTATTAGCTTGATAGCGGACTAAAGGAAATAGAGCGCAGTGTTTTGTTTAACTTTTGTAAAGCTGTTTGAAGATTGGCCAGCTAAAGGTTCTGACACAGCCACAAACAATGACGAGAAATAATCTCGTTCCTGATGATTATTGGAATATTACGTTCCTCGTTTTAAGGCTCATTTGACTTTGAAGTACCCCGGtttagccagcagggggcgcctgCGACTCGCTGTTGTCTGGCAATTGCTTTGCTTCCTAATGTGGCCTCTTCTCCCACAATTTGACCACCTCAgcctatgaaaaaaaaataaacttttacacTTCCATCACAGAAGCACCAAAGATCGACTAAAAAACCCCCAATACAAtctgaatttttgttttgttttttgtttctcttgttaTTTTATCGCAGTTTTCCAAAGGCATGCCATGGATGAACAAATGATGCTCACAAAATCATGATTAAAATTATTCGGAACATCCTAAATTGAAGGAAATAATTCACGAAGAGAAATTTTAACGTTGgtgcatatatatgtatactaACAGACGAAGGCATTATTTAttaagaaagttaaaaaaattaaaaagtggcTAAACTGAACGGGACACAAAACTTTGCATTGCGAGTTCCTGTACGATCACCACAAAAACCATGAGGAAATGCGTAAATATAAATGTgcaattattaataatatgaaTTTACTATCCTCTACTAAAAGAATAAATTCATCAAGAAACGCAAACTTTAGATTTTAGCTATAATCCCATTTAGTAGTGGCTACTTCAATAAGAGAAATCAACAGTAaatctttttaattttctcGGTTTTCGTCATGTATCAATAAACAGTAAATTTTCTTAAAATATCCGCAGCTGCACAAATTTCACTACATATATGTTGGTTTTATCTACACatgcaaatgtaaaaataatgctTTCTGCCGCTTTGTTCCGTTGTAATTGACAGAAGGCTCCATGAGGTGAGACTGTATTTAATTTACTATTTAGTGATGtcgatttttttaatgctagaaacacataaatatgctgCCTGTTTATTAGGCTTGTCTTTATCCTTATAAAAGTTTAGGGCCCGTCGTTTATGTCGATCCTATGGGCCTGTGTGCCTTTTCCTCTCTCTATCTTTGGAAAAGAGGCTGATGTTTGCCTGCAGGCACTTCTGTCTGAGATCAAAGATTCATCACAATTCGCCTTTTAAATGCCTAAAACACGTCAAGTGATGATCGATGCTTTTTTATAAAGAATACAGCTCAAATTATAATTCCAGAAAGCATATTTTAGCTACAAACGCCTCTGttaaataatagtaataatgatgatgatgatgatgataataatagtaataatcaCTCAATGAAAAGACAGTAATTCCGTATTTATATTGCACAATTTAATACTGCGTTTACACAAAGATGTGAACAACGTCACAGACTGTGAACTTAGCAGGGAATGCCTGAGGTAAAATACTGTTGTCTATTCCCCTTAACAGCACATGTACACAGCTTCTGATTTTAAACGATCCCCTGTTACATAACGAATCACTGCTATTTAAAATGAACACATGGGGTGCTCACTTCTTCCCGATGCTCAGCACAGTGAAAAGCATTCAACTTGATgatcaggtttatttttttcttgcctgGTGATTCTGTAGCAGACATCAACAAAAGACGAGTAGTTTGGATTTTAATGAAGACAGAAGACCATTTCTTGTATATATGTTTTATGTAAGTAATAAAATATTACtataacataaatataaatgtgactTTGCAGTCTACATTTAGCAATCAACATACAACCAATGTagtaaacaaaaaggaaaaaaacatactGAAGTCCACTGCAACGTAACCATTAACAGAGCTGAACAAAAAAGCTCCAAACacttttaagaaataaatatatatatatataaatggtcAGATTCATAAATGaaatcatattaaaatatcttcTTGGAATTAGTAAGTGTACAAAACTGCccggaaagaaacaaaaacgaaaaaacaaaaaacaaaacaatatctCGGAACAAATACAAGTTTACATATTAGACATATTTACATATCGGAAATAATCCTGGCAACATTTTCTCtaaaatctttattattatcattattttttttcctggaaaaaAAGTTTCCCTCATCTGTATTGAATAGCACTGCTGTAGGCTTTTGGACTGGTCCAACACTGAGATATGACACACGACACATGAGATTTTCAGATTTCCTTATAGAtcgggaaaaaataaatatatctaaaGTAAATCCCTTCATCGCTTACCCTCAATGAatgaattgtaattttcttttctcgGATTCCAGCGTTTAACTATAATACAATGACaatgtgaaacaaaaaaactgaattatattaaaaaataaaataaaaataaaatacacactcGGAGGAAAACAAATCATGTACAGGCGTCATATTCCGACATGGGGCACTGAAGTTACCTGAGTTATTATAACTTTTCATATTTGACCAATCTCTCAAAATGTTTGGGATACAACAGGATAACAGGCAGTAAGCAGTGTGGGCTGACAGCGCTCTGTGGTGATAACCAGGAACCTGTAAACATGGGATTTTTAGGCTTTTGTGTTTAAGCCTAATGAGATCAGCTACACTCacacttttattaaaaacataatATAGCATTACTAATATTAACGAAAGAATAAGTGCTCCatgcaaagaaaacaataattttAGAACAATCAAAAcctccaaaaagaaaagaaaagaaaagaaaagaaaagaaaagaaaagaaaagaaaagaaaagaaacgctTGCTTCTAATTTGGTGCTTTTTGCAAATTTCGGCGTGGTCAGCTGCAAAAAGCTCGATTTTTTTAAGGCATGCAGTCAGAACTTGGATGTCCTGTTGCACTTGCACAATTTCTAAAACGTGTCTGGCGTTATTTGTAAGTGTTGTGTTTTCGGGTGCCACAATTTCCATCACTCCTCCAACCATCAACTCCCACTgagtaaacagaaaaaataagaaattagCGGTTGCTCTGATGAGATACAGTACCCATAGCAAATAATGAACAAAATCATAGACACTTTGCAGGAAGAGAGACACTGAAGTTAAAGAATTTCCCGAACCAAAACATCACACTTAATATAACAAAGAAAGTATACACTAATATTCAGATAACCAGTTTAAGCCTGAAAAAAGCTAAATGTTCATTCAGTGTAGGCTTTTCATCTCcagtgttgatcattttcaggCTACAACCTCATTCGGGTCAGCGCCTACAGTTCATGGTACACCAGGAGGAGATGGACTCagttgccacatttaattaccCCCTATTTGGAGCAGCCATTGGATATCAAATTTACTTTATATGCATGTCTCCTCTGTAAAATTTTGGTAAATAAAGAtctttgtttcactttaaatgcgCACGGAATCAGTAATAgcgaatttttttttcttttttatgattctttttttcttaacgtttttttcctcttgccaTCTATTTGATGAGCACACGAATCGCGAATACTAAAGGCAAAACTGATCTGTTCAACTTTTCCACGTCTCTTTTCTCTCAGGAAAACAAAAGCCAAacttaaatactgtaaactccATAGCCCCTTTCCCTTTTCTATCCCCCCGCGGAAATGCTCGGATTGTTCATGAAAACAGTCACTGCACAGGACTCTGTAGTGTGCGGTGTAGAGGAGGGGTCTCTGCTTGGGAATATACGTCCTCCATATTCGGGTGAGGGACCCCCACTGGTgtcattcttttctctttttgtcttctGTTGCAAAACCAAACACGGACAACCTCTTTATCCAACTGCAGAGTACCGGCTAAAGTGCTGATTTCATGAGCAGATGGCTTTGGGCATTTTAAGAAATGATTTTCCAGCGCCCCTTTCACAGCCACTTCGATGGAGGTCCTCTTCTTTCGTTTCCTGCCCTGCGCAGCAATCTTGTCCAAATTGGTGGGACTGCCCGTGTTTGAGTCTGTCTCCTCCAGCCACTTGTTAAGGAGCGGCTTTAGTTTGCACATGTTCTTAAAGCTCAGCTGCAAAGCCTCGAACCTGCAGATAGTAGTTTGGGAAAAGACGTTACCGTACAGCGTGCCCAGAGCCAAACCCACGTCCGCCTGCGTAAAGCCAAGTTTGATCCGCCGCTGCTTGAACTGCTTGGCAAACTGCTCCAGATCGTCGGAGCTGGGCGCGTCCTCGTCCGAGTGATCCTGGTGGTGGCTGAAAGCCTGCTGGGGCGACTCCATCTGGTTGTCGTGGCTGGCCGAATCATCGTGGAGTGGGTCCCGCATGCCATGGTGCAGCGTGCCGGGCTGGGGACTCAACATTGCGTTGAGGTTTGTGTATCCAGGCTGTGAGTAGACAAGTGACTGGTGGCCGTTAGATGCTGGGGACAGCGGGGATAAGTGGTGCGTCGTGGCAGGCGCCCACGAACCATGGTGGCCACTCTGCGCCTGCTGGTGCACCAGGTGAGACCTGTGGTGGAACCCGTTGCTCAGGTCCTCCCTGCTCGCCTGCACGCTGGCTTTGTGCTCCTGTCCGATGTGGGTGCCGCTGGACCAGTCTGTGTTGGAGGTTGGCAGCCACTGATGGTGCGTCAGGCTCATCGGGTGTCCCGTGTTGGTCGCCGCAAGCCCTTGC
The DNA window shown above is from Astatotilapia calliptera chromosome 11, fAstCal1.2, whole genome shotgun sequence and carries:
- the pou3f1 gene encoding POU domain, class 3, transcription factor 1; this translates as MATTAQYIPRNNSLPSNPLMHPDSDRMHQGTTYREVQKMMHHEYLQGLAATNTGHPMSLTHHQWLPTSNTDWSSGTHIGQEHKASVQASREDLSNGFHHRSHLVHQQAQSGHHGSWAPATTHHLSPLSPASNGHQSLVYSQPGYTNLNAMLSPQPGTLHHGMRDPLHDDSASHDNQMESPQQAFSHHQDHSDEDAPSSDDLEQFAKQFKQRRIKLGFTQADVGLALGTLYGNVFSQTTICRFEALQLSFKNMCKLKPLLNKWLEETDSNTGSPTNLDKIAAQGRKRKKRTSIEVAVKGALENHFLKCPKPSAHEISTLAGTLQLDKEVVRVWFCNRRQKEKRMTPVGVPHPNMEDVYSQAETPPLHRTLQSPVQ